From one Rosa rugosa chromosome 4, drRosRugo1.1, whole genome shotgun sequence genomic stretch:
- the LOC133746462 gene encoding protein PIN-LIKES 3-like isoform X1, which yields MALLQLFITASIPVLKVLLITALGSYLALERVNILGEETRKNLNTVVFHVFGPALVGTNLAQTITYDSMIKLWFMPLNILITFIVGSVLGWILIQLARPPPHLRGLILGCCAAGNLGNMLLIIIPAVCKEKGSPFGAPDVCHTYGMAYASLSMAIGAIYIWSYVYNIVRISSKRSTQDSPKSLEEPSESNQVSCTEPLLSSKEYGIVEDNADQYALPCTISQQDSKIEPPSKSKNCLVRMFQKLNLKTIFAPSTIAAIVGFAIGVIPQIRKLMIGDGAPLRVIQDTTNLLGDGAIPSLTLIIGGNLLKGLRGSGIQKSIVVGIIFVRYVFLPLIGILIIKGALKFGLVHSDPLYLFVLLIQYTLPPAMNMGMITQLFGAGENECSVILLWTYVFASVSLTLWSAFFMWFVARLV from the exons ATGGCGCTTTTGCAGCTCTTCATCACCGCGTCGATTCCGGTCTTGAAAGTGCTCTTGATCACTGCACTTGGCTCCTATCTTGCACTTGAGCGCGTTAATATTCTGGGGGAAGAAACCAGGAAGAACTTGAACACT GTTGTATTTCATGTATTCGGTCCAGCTCTGGTGGGAACTAACCTTGCCCAGACTATTACATATGACAGTATGATTAAACT GTGGTTTATGCCATTGAACATCTTAATCACCTTCATTGTTGGTTCTGTACTTGGATGGATACTCATCCAATTAGCAAGACCACCTCCACATCTCCGAGGCCTCATTTTGGGTTGCTGTGCGGCTG GAAATTTGGGGAACATGCTCCTCATTATAATCCCAGCAGTCTGTAAAGAAAAGGGAAGCCCATTTGGAGCTCCTGATGTCTGTCACACTTATGGAATGGCTTATGCATCACTTTCAATGGCA ATAGGAGCCATTTATATTTGGTCCTATGTGTATAACATTGTGAGGATATCTTCAAAGAGGAGTACCCAAGACTCCCCCAAGTCTTTGGAGGAACCCTCCGAATCAAACCAAGTAAGTTGCACTGAGCCTCTGCTTTCTTCCAAGGAATATGGGATAGTGGAGGACAATGCCGATCAGTATGCACTACCCTGCACTATATCTCAACAAGACTCTAAG ATAGAACCTCCGAGTAAATCCAAGAACTGTCTAGTGAGAATGTTTCAAAAGCTTAATCTGAAAACGATATTTGCCCCTTCAACTATTGCCGCG ATTGTTGGGTTTGCAATCGGAGTCATCCCTCAGATTCGTAAACTAATGATAGGAGATGGTGCTCCTCTACGGGTGATCCAAGACACTACTAACTTGTTGGG AGATGGAGCTATCCCCTCTCTCACTTTGATAATTGGAGGAAACCTCCTTAAAG GTTTGAGAGGGTCAGGGATACAGAAATCTATTGTTGTTGGGATCATATTCGTTCGTTACGTGTTCCTGCCTCTTATAGGCATATTGATCATTAAAGGGGCGCTAAAATTTGGCTTAGTGCACTCTGATCCATTATATCTATTTGTTCTCCTGATTCAGTATACACTCCCACCTGCAATGAACATGG GAATGATCACCCAGTTGTTCGGAGCAGGAGAGAACGAATGTTCAGTAATACTGCTGTGGACTTACGTATTTGCATCAGTATCACTTACTTTATGGTCTGCCTTCTTCATGTGGTTTGTGGCCAGGCTAGTGTGA
- the LOC133746462 gene encoding protein PIN-LIKES 3-like isoform X3, with the protein MIKLWFMPLNILITFIVGSVLGWILIQLARPPPHLRGLILGCCAAGNLGNMLLIIIPAVCKEKGSPFGAPDVCHTYGMAYASLSMAIGAIYIWSYVYNIVRISSKRSTQDSPKSLEEPSESNQVSCTEPLLSSKEYGIVEDNADQYALPCTISQQDSKIEPPSKSKNCLVRMFQKLNLKTIFAPSTIAAIVGFAIGVIPQIRKLMIGDGAPLRVIQDTTNLLGDGAIPSLTLIIGGNLLKGLRGSGIQKSIVVGIIFVRYVFLPLIGILIIKGALKFGLVHSDPLYLFVLLIQYTLPPAMNMGMITQLFGAGENECSVILLWTYVFASVSLTLWSAFFMWFVARLV; encoded by the exons ATGATTAAACT GTGGTTTATGCCATTGAACATCTTAATCACCTTCATTGTTGGTTCTGTACTTGGATGGATACTCATCCAATTAGCAAGACCACCTCCACATCTCCGAGGCCTCATTTTGGGTTGCTGTGCGGCTG GAAATTTGGGGAACATGCTCCTCATTATAATCCCAGCAGTCTGTAAAGAAAAGGGAAGCCCATTTGGAGCTCCTGATGTCTGTCACACTTATGGAATGGCTTATGCATCACTTTCAATGGCA ATAGGAGCCATTTATATTTGGTCCTATGTGTATAACATTGTGAGGATATCTTCAAAGAGGAGTACCCAAGACTCCCCCAAGTCTTTGGAGGAACCCTCCGAATCAAACCAAGTAAGTTGCACTGAGCCTCTGCTTTCTTCCAAGGAATATGGGATAGTGGAGGACAATGCCGATCAGTATGCACTACCCTGCACTATATCTCAACAAGACTCTAAG ATAGAACCTCCGAGTAAATCCAAGAACTGTCTAGTGAGAATGTTTCAAAAGCTTAATCTGAAAACGATATTTGCCCCTTCAACTATTGCCGCG ATTGTTGGGTTTGCAATCGGAGTCATCCCTCAGATTCGTAAACTAATGATAGGAGATGGTGCTCCTCTACGGGTGATCCAAGACACTACTAACTTGTTGGG AGATGGAGCTATCCCCTCTCTCACTTTGATAATTGGAGGAAACCTCCTTAAAG GTTTGAGAGGGTCAGGGATACAGAAATCTATTGTTGTTGGGATCATATTCGTTCGTTACGTGTTCCTGCCTCTTATAGGCATATTGATCATTAAAGGGGCGCTAAAATTTGGCTTAGTGCACTCTGATCCATTATATCTATTTGTTCTCCTGATTCAGTATACACTCCCACCTGCAATGAACATGG GAATGATCACCCAGTTGTTCGGAGCAGGAGAGAACGAATGTTCAGTAATACTGCTGTGGACTTACGTATTTGCATCAGTATCACTTACTTTATGGTCTGCCTTCTTCATGTGGTTTGTGGCCAGGCTAGTGTGA
- the LOC133746462 gene encoding protein PIN-LIKES 3-like isoform X2, with the protein MALLQLFITASIPVLKVLLITALGSYLALERVNILGEETRKNLNTVVFHVFGPALVGTNLAQTITYDSMIKLWFMPLNILITFIVGSVLGWILIQLARPPPHLRGLILGCCAAGNLGNMLLIIIPAVCKEKGSPFGAPDVCHTYGMAYASLSMAVRAIYIWSYVYNIVRISSKRSTQDSPKSLEEPSESNQVSCTEPLLSSKEYGIVEDNADQYALPCTISQQDSKIEPPSKSKNCLVRMFQKLNLKTIFAPSTIAAIVGFAIGVIPQIRKLMIGDGAPLRVIQDTTNLLGDGAIPSLTLIIGGNLLKGLRGSGIQKSIVVGIIFVRYVFLPLIGILIIKGALKFGLVHSDPLYLFVLLIQYTLPPAMNMGMITQLFGAGENECSVILLWTYVFASVSLTLWSAFFMWFVARLV; encoded by the exons ATGGCGCTTTTGCAGCTCTTCATCACCGCGTCGATTCCGGTCTTGAAAGTGCTCTTGATCACTGCACTTGGCTCCTATCTTGCACTTGAGCGCGTTAATATTCTGGGGGAAGAAACCAGGAAGAACTTGAACACT GTTGTATTTCATGTATTCGGTCCAGCTCTGGTGGGAACTAACCTTGCCCAGACTATTACATATGACAGTATGATTAAACT GTGGTTTATGCCATTGAACATCTTAATCACCTTCATTGTTGGTTCTGTACTTGGATGGATACTCATCCAATTAGCAAGACCACCTCCACATCTCCGAGGCCTCATTTTGGGTTGCTGTGCGGCTG GAAATTTGGGGAACATGCTCCTCATTATAATCCCAGCAGTCTGTAAAGAAAAGGGAAGCCCATTTGGAGCTCCTGATGTCTGTCACACTTATGGAATGGCTTATGCATCACTTTCAATGGCAGTAA GAGCCATTTATATTTGGTCCTATGTGTATAACATTGTGAGGATATCTTCAAAGAGGAGTACCCAAGACTCCCCCAAGTCTTTGGAGGAACCCTCCGAATCAAACCAAGTAAGTTGCACTGAGCCTCTGCTTTCTTCCAAGGAATATGGGATAGTGGAGGACAATGCCGATCAGTATGCACTACCCTGCACTATATCTCAACAAGACTCTAAG ATAGAACCTCCGAGTAAATCCAAGAACTGTCTAGTGAGAATGTTTCAAAAGCTTAATCTGAAAACGATATTTGCCCCTTCAACTATTGCCGCG ATTGTTGGGTTTGCAATCGGAGTCATCCCTCAGATTCGTAAACTAATGATAGGAGATGGTGCTCCTCTACGGGTGATCCAAGACACTACTAACTTGTTGGG AGATGGAGCTATCCCCTCTCTCACTTTGATAATTGGAGGAAACCTCCTTAAAG GTTTGAGAGGGTCAGGGATACAGAAATCTATTGTTGTTGGGATCATATTCGTTCGTTACGTGTTCCTGCCTCTTATAGGCATATTGATCATTAAAGGGGCGCTAAAATTTGGCTTAGTGCACTCTGATCCATTATATCTATTTGTTCTCCTGATTCAGTATACACTCCCACCTGCAATGAACATGG GAATGATCACCCAGTTGTTCGGAGCAGGAGAGAACGAATGTTCAGTAATACTGCTGTGGACTTACGTATTTGCATCAGTATCACTTACTTTATGGTCTGCCTTCTTCATGTGGTTTGTGGCCAGGCTAGTGTGA